In Microcaecilia unicolor chromosome 1, aMicUni1.1, whole genome shotgun sequence, the following are encoded in one genomic region:
- the TRIL gene encoding LOW QUALITY PROTEIN: TLR4 interactor with leucine rich repeats (The sequence of the model RefSeq protein was modified relative to this genomic sequence to represent the inferred CDS: deleted 1 base in 1 codon) produces the protein MHKETQSLSQPAGHQGMEAPRRLCLMLAVCGFACCSLPAVQPFCPEQCDCQQYKHILCTNRGLLEVPRAPAGDQQRILTYTLGGNFISNISASDFHGFDWLQRLDLQYNRLRSVHPQAFKQLLRLEELYLGHNLLPDLSPGSLAPLRELRVLSANDNELRRLGAGTFSGLQSLSRLRLDDNTLENLPDDLFSPLAALLTLHLKGNRIHALGERTFAGLSKLHLLDLSGNRQRTLHQPTPFTPLRSLSDLRLSNNGLEELGGGIFSPLQQLGRLWLSGNRLSRLKPGIFRGLGTLRELRLDNNQLSRVPRALLDPLTGLEVLNLSRNALVSVHPAAFARLTHLRELYLSDNALAVLSGDGLAQLTRLSHLELDRDGWTCDCQLRTLRSWLGAWHTNGHMHTVFLRCSNPPALVGQYLDYLDESQLLPPPGANGSASCDRDAPYILDLAGSPEPWVPKLPPRKRLLTARGSAKGGRHGSTWSTSTLPSTSALQLLTAQRPWSRPIFSSMAPPSLSSLFLSTPANAVMQGMSPRADSLKQARGKSRPLVSDPCEFNRLFLSNLTVVASSSMATVRWQAAEHRTPRSSGPVHFRLLYERFGQPTRFQRFVYIQESGVCTATLRELHPGVPYLVCVESVIGGRVCAVAPRDHCTGLVTPPEGPPEEGSGQEKSVEYQLLTVSLLALNLLLMLLALAGWSWRRVRRRWSRRKAPAHVRHMYSTRRPYRSVGTGVSGDFSGFQPHRPRPTVVCALSEADLMEFPCERFQDVHLPRDELLQQRFTD, from the exons ATGCATAAAGAGACACAAAGCCTGAGCCAACCTGCAGGTCACCAGGGAATGGAGGCACCACGGAGGCTTTGCCTGATGCTGGCAGTTTGTGGCTTCGCCTGTTGTTCCCTCCCCGCAGTTCAACCCTTCTGTCCAGAGCAATGCGATTGCCAGCAGTACAAGCACATCCTCTGCACCAACCGGGGACTCCTAGAGGTGCCCAGAGCCCCCGCCGGTGACCAGCAGCGCATCCTCACCTACACCCTGGGAGGTAACTTCATCAGCAACATCAGTGCCTCTGATTTCCACGGCTTCGACTGGCTACAGAGATTGGATCTACAGTACAACCGCCTGCGCTCCGTCCACCCCCAGGCCTTCAAGCAGCTCTTGCGGCTGGAGGAACTCTACCTGGGTCACaacctgctgcctgacctgagcCCAGGCTCACTGGCACCGCTGCGAGAACTACGTGTCCTCAGTGCTAATGACAACGAGCTGCGCAGACTGGGTGCTGGCACCTTCTCGGGTCTGCAGAGCCTGTCCAGGCTGCGGCTGGATGACAACACCCTGGAGAACTTGCCCGATGACCTCTTCTCGCCTCTAGCAGCCCTCCTCACCCTGCACCTCAAGGGTAATCGCATCCATGCCCTGGGTGAACGCACTTTTGCCGGCTTGAGCAAGCTGCACCTCCTGGACCTGTCTGGCAACCGGCAGCGCACACTGCACCAACCCACCCCCTTCACCCCGCTGCGCTCTCTCAGTGACCTCAGACTCTCCAACAATGGCCTAGAGGAACTAGGGGGTGGCATCTTCAGCCCACTGCAGCAGCTGGGACGGCTCTGGCTCAGTGGCAACAGACTGTCGCGGCTCAAGCCTGGCATCTTCCGTGGACTAGGCACTTTGCGCGAGCTCCGCCTGGACAACAACCAGCTCAGCCGAGTGCCCCGCGCACTCCTTGACCCACTGACGGGTCTGGAAGTGCTCAACCTGAGCCGTAACGCCCTCGTCAGCGTGCACCCAGCTGCCTTTGCACGCCTGACGCACCTGCGTGAGCTGTACCTGAGTGACAATGCACTTGCTGTACTCTCAGGCGATGGCTTGGCCCAACTGACACGCCTCTCCCACCTTGAGCTTGACCGCGATGGTTGGACATGTGACTGCCAGCTACGGACGCTTCGCAGCTGGTTGGGCGCTTGGCATACAAACGGCCACATGCACACTGTCTTCCTGCGCTGCAGCAACCCACCAGCATTGGTTGGACAGTATCTTGACTACCTCGACGAGTCCCAGCTGCTGCCTCCGCCAGGTGCCAATGGATCTGCGAGCTGTGACAGGGATGCACCCTATATCCTGGACCTGGCTGGCAGCCCTGAGCCTTGGGTCCCTAAACTGCCACCACGCAAGCGATTGCTCACTGCCCGGGGCTCGGCCAAAGGTGGGCGGCATGGCAGCACCTGGAGCACCAGCACTCTACCTTCCACTTCAGCATTGCAGTTATTAACTGCTCAAAGACCTTGGTCCAGGcctatcttttcctccatggcACCACCATCACTCTCCTCCTTGTTTCTCTCTACTCCAGCAAATGCCGTGATGCAAGGGATGTCCCCGCGGGCTGACTCCCTGAAACAGGCAAGGGGCAAGAGTCGGCCTCTGGTGTCAGATCCCTGTGAGTTTAACCGGCTCTTCCTATCTAACCTAACTGTGGTAGCGTCTTCTAGCATGGCCACGGTAAGATGGCAGGCAGCTGAACACCGTACCCCACGCTCCTCAGGCCCTGTGCACTTCCGATTGCTATATGAGCGCTTCGGCCAACCCACACGCTTCCAGCGCTTTGTCTACATACAGGAAAGTGGCGTGTGTACTGCCACCTTGCGCGAGCTACACCCTGGTGTACCCTATCTTGTGTGTGTGGAGAGTGTAATCGGGGGCCGCGTGTGCGCTGTGGCACCCCGCGACCACTGCACAGGCTTGGTGACACCCCCAGAGGGGCCCCCGGAGGAAGGGAGTGGC CAAGAAAAGTCCGTGGAATACCAGTTGCTCACTGTCTCCTTGCTTGCCCTCAACCTGTTGCTCATGCTACTGGCGCTGGCGGGCTGGAGCTGGCGGCGCGTGCGCAGGAGGTGGAGTCGGCGGAAGGCACCTGCGCATGTGCGCCATATGTATTCCACGAGGCGGCCCTACCGCTCTGTGGGTACTGGTGTATCAGGAGACTTTTCGGGCTTCCAGCCACATCGGCCTCGCCCCACGGTAGTCTGTGCCTTGAGCGAGGCCGATCTCATGGAGTTTCCTTGTGAGCGCTTCCAGGATGTTCATCTGCCAAGGGATGAACTCCTGCAACAGCGTTTCACGGACTGA